Below is a genomic region from Phycisphaerae bacterium.
ACGATGGCCCCGGCGGTGAGGGGGGCGGTTGGAGGCTCAGTGCAGATGACTTCGATAATTGAGTTGTGAGGGAGAGTCCATTGATGGAGAGCAACAGCGAGCAACTGACGCCGTTGCTATCGTCACAGCAGTCGCGGACGTCAACCAAGACCCTATGCCCCCCATCGAAGCCTTTGACCTTCAGCACATAAGCATTCGGTATTGTGATCCACCGTGAAGGTGTGTGATACCAGATGGCCAAAAGGACCAGACCGGCCGCGCAAATAGGGACCACGAGGATGTTGACGAGGGTTCTCAAGGTTAGCCCCATCTGAAGTAGACGACCGACCGGATTCGGCAGGTCTTCAGTCGCCAGCCCCACCCAACGCCTCCCGGCCGAAGCGCATGAAGACCATCGTTCCGCCGAGGAGCACCATCATAAGCATTGAGATCAGGCCGCACTGGGACGCCGCCGGCACGGACGGGGCGATGCAGGTGTCGCTATCCTCATCGCAGGTCTGGCCGGGGCAGGGATCGCCGGAGCCCGTGCACGAACCGCTCAGGCAGACGTCGGTCAGCGTACAGAAGAGGCCATCGTCGCAGGGACCGGTGTTGTCAGCATGCTGGCACGTGCCGTCCAGGCAGGTGTCATCCGTACAGACGTTCTCGTCGTCGCAGTCGCCGTCGCCGAAGCACTCGGAAAGGACGGTGTCGCGCACGGCGCGGACATAGTTGAAGATGCGGATCGCGTCGCCTTGCGGCCCGTGGCCGAAGGGATAGTCGGCCGGGTCGCCGTCCTTGAAATCACTGCGCTGGCAGCCGGCGCCGTGCACGTCCTGCCATTGCCCGTCGAGATAGCCCAGCCCGCGTCCGAAGGCAACGTAGGCGCCCGACTCACCGCCGCCCATCCAGTTGGCGTGCGTGGTGTTGGCCCAGTAGTAGGGCCAGTCGGCCTGGCCTTCCTCGTTGACAATGGGCGTGGCGTCGAAGATTGGATCGATGGCGGCCGAGGAGGTCGTGTCGGGCGAGCGGGTGTAGTCGAGGATGCCCTGTAGCTCCTTCACGCTGGGCAGGCGCCAGTCGGTGTAGCCGGCGAAATTGAGGTTCTCCGCATAGCCCAGCGCGGCCTGCCAGTTGTATCCCACGCCGCTGTCGCCCTGCGTCCACATCAGGCCGGTCGATCGGTCGGTGACCGTGCCGTTGCCGTTGTCGACGAAGTTGTTCGTGCCGTAGGTCGATGGTCCGCGCACGCACATGACCAGGAAGGTCTTGTCGGTTCCGGCGATCACGAGCCCGTAGCCCTTGATGCGCCCGTCGGCGAAGTTCACGCCGAAGAGGAGTTCGTCGTCGACCGTCGAGACGTAGAGCGTGCTGGAGGCATATTGCGAGTCGATGATGCGCTCGCCCGCGGCCGTGTCGCCGTAGGCGAAGTCGAAGTAGTTCGTGTCGATGAAGGGGACGATGTTCGGGCAGGTGGCGAAATCGTCGCACCCGCTGGGATCGACGCCGCGGAAGTCGATGAGCGAGTAGAGCTCCTTGATCGTGGGCAGCCGCCAGTCGTCGAATCCACCGAAGGACACGGCATTGAGCGTGGCGGGATAAGCCTGAGCCTGCGTCCAGGTGAGCTTGTCGGAGGCGTCGATGTCGTTGTCGCCGTCGGTGTCCGGGCTGCGCTGCCAGGTCAGGCCGGTGATGTTATCGAGCACGGTCAGGCCGTCGCCGCTGAGCGTGAATGACGGGGCGTTGCCGGCGTACTGCGCATCTTGTCCGTGAAACGCCGCGCCTGGGTTGGGGCAGGCGATCACAGACGTGTTGTTGTAGCACGTGGTCTGGCCGGTATCGACGATGGGATAGATGTCGTAAGGCAACTGCGTGACGGTAAGCGTAGCCGTGTTGGACGTGGCCGAGCCGAAGTCGTTGGTCACGACGCATCCATACATGCCGGCGTCAGCCAGGGCCACGGGGTTGATCACGTAGTCACTCGCGGTGGCGCCCGAGATGTCCGTGCCGTTCTTCTGCCACTGGTAATCAAGCGGCTCGGTTCCCGATGCCACGACGCTGAATGATGCGAAGCCGTCCGGCGCTACGGTGAGGGATTGCGGATGCTGGATGATGCTGGGCGGAATGTCGGAGACCGCCGTGACGGTGAATCCGCCGACGAGAGAGAATACGAGCGAACCGTTGGGCGTGGTGAAGGAGACGGCGGCGTCTTTGGATCCCGCCGGCTCGCCTGGGGGGATACTGAACACGGCCGTGACGACGTATTGACTGTCGTGGGTTACGGAGGTTCCGCCAAGGCTGCCAATGGTCACACTGTCGGGCAGGACGCCGGCCGGTGGTGCCGGTGGCGCGTCGGTATCCAGGTTGAACGTCACGACGAGATTGGTCGTACCCTGCCCTGCGGAGTTCGGACTGACGGACGTGATTTCGTTGGTCGTCTGTGCGAATGTCGCCGTGTTCGCCAGACACAGAACCACAAGCGCAAGGCTGCGCCCCGCGATGATGGAGTTTCTCATGCCTCTTCCCCCTGCTTGAAGGGCCAATTCTCCGGCAAGTCCATTATGCGAGAACCGCGATGTCGATTCAATCGTGAAATCTAGTCGAGCTCGCAGGTCTCGCCTTCGCGCACGACGCATCCGCGCCAGGCTTCGAAGCAGTTCGTCGTGTTGCCCGTGCTGCTGATAACCTCGCCGATCATGTGCGTGTTGTTCTCGTCCACGGAGGCGCGGAAGAAGCCGGGGTCGCGATCGGCCTCGAATTGGCCGCCATCGAGCGTCCACGTGCCGCGTTCGCCCGCAACGCCGATGCCGTACTCACCGCTCGCGTAGAGGATGAGGCTGTCCCATCCCTTGCTCTCGCGCGTCGTGCAATCCTGATAGTTGAAGTCCCAGTCTCCGGCCATGGGGGCACTGGGGAAGACGGAAACGGTTACCGGATCGGACAGCACGGAGACCGAGGAGTTGCTCTCGAAGACCTCGCACTCGAAGGTGTACTCGCCGATACCGGGGAGCAGCCGCGTGATCTCCACCATCTGCTCGCCCTGAACCTGTGCAGCGGGCAGCATCTTCGCGGGAACGCGCTGTCGCGGGCCGACGGCGCGAATCTGAAACACCAGGCTCGGCGTATCGACATCGACTGCTTTGCAGGTCAGCACCACGCCGCCTACGCCCTGTCCGCGCTGGGTGAAGCAGTCGGGGCATGTGTCGGGCACGGCCGTGAACTCGGTGATCCGCGGCGGCTGATTCTCCGGCGGATTGCTGTTGTCGTTGGTGTTGTCATTGGAATTGTCATTTGCATTGTCGTTGGTGTTCGAATTGTCCGGCTCTTCCGTCATGCAGCGGAAGCGCTCGCACCAGCCTTCGTCGCATTCGAAGTCATTGACGCATTCATGCTGACAGGCAGCGTCGCGTTCGAATAGCTCCAGCCCCAATCCCTCGCCACCGGCGATCATGAGCGTGCTGAGGCGCAGCGCCGCAATTTGCGCAGACTCACATCGCCGCCGCTGCGATGAAGAACTGGGCCATTTGTCGCAATCGGCTGAATAGACACTGACGCCGAGGAATAACCAGGCATTCATTGTCGCGGCGAGTTCCTGGGCTTCCGTGCTGGCGGTCATGCAGGCATACAACGGGTGCTGCACGACGTATTCATCGGTCCGCCGCGTCTCCGGCACGCCGAGGTCCTTCATCGCCCCCTGCGTGAATTTGCGAATCCAGAAATCCACGGAGCCGCTCATTCGCTGGGCGCGGAGCATGGATTTGGCATTGGAGAGATCTGCAAGCGCCGCGTCCAGATCGATGTCGTCCAGGGAGATGTCCACTCCGGAGGCGAATTCGACTCCACCCAGGGTGGCGACGAAGTTGATTGTGTCGTCGGCATTGTAGCTGAACGTAACGACGAGGGTGTCCTTGGTGACGGTCGCAGGCCGGCCTTGCTCGTCGAACGCAACGACGATGTGCTCGTCCGAGTTGATGTCCCATTCCGTGAATGTGGCCGTGGTCCCGTCGTCGGTGCCCTTGAGCGTCATGGTCGCGTCGCCGCCGACCTCGTCGACGACCAGCAGGGCCGAGCCGTCGGTCGGAAAGGTGAGTTCGCCTTCGGGCGCGCCCTGGTCATCCGGGTCGCCGTCGGTCGACGGCGTGGTCGAGCACGCCGCCCAGAGCGCCACCGCGACAGCCAGCCCCGCGGAACCGTATCGCTTTATCGTGTTTCGCATGGTCTCCCTCGATTTCTTGCCCCAAGGTCCTCACGGCAGAAGCTTCGCCCACTTCTGAATGTCCTATCGTCAGGCGCGCGGTGCGGCATCAAGGATATCCGTTAAGACGTCTAACCCAATCGACTTGCGGAAGGGGCTCGGCTTGACAACCATCGCCCAGGGGCGGAATCTGCCGCCCGAGCACACGGGGCGGGGCGAAGGTCCGCGCCGCGCCGGTTTCCGTTGGA
It encodes:
- a CDS encoding DUF1566 domain-containing protein; amino-acid sequence: MYGCVVTNDFGSATSNTATLTVTQLPYDIYPIVDTGQTTCYNNTSVIACPNPGAAFHGQDAQYAGNAPSFTLSGDGLTVLDNITGLTWQRSPDTDGDNDIDASDKLTWTQAQAYPATLNAVSFGGFDDWRLPTIKELYSLIDFRGVDPSGCDDFATCPNIVPFIDTNYFDFAYGDTAAGERIIDSQYASSTLYVSTVDDELLFGVNFADGRIKGYGLVIAGTDKTFLVMCVRGPSTYGTNNFVDNGNGTVTDRSTGLMWTQGDSGVGYNWQAALGYAENLNFAGYTDWRLPSVKELQGILDYTRSPDTTSSAAIDPIFDATPIVNEEGQADWPYYWANTTHANWMGGGESGAYVAFGRGLGYLDGQWQDVHGAGCQRSDFKDGDPADYPFGHGPQGDAIRIFNYVRAVRDTVLSECFGDGDCDDENVCTDDTCLDGTCQHADNTGPCDDGLFCTLTDVCLSGSCTGSGDPCPGQTCDEDSDTCIAPSVPAASQCGLISMLMMVLLGGTMVFMRFGREALGGAGD